A window of the Acidovorax sp. YS12 genome harbors these coding sequences:
- a CDS encoding HAMP domain-containing protein: MARCLPDTLFGRLALLLAAAVLVSHVLALTLMFELRPARPAPPPPPPGAHAMAVPPPGPPALHAGLLLDIGVRLGVLLLAAWVAARWLARPIDRLAAAARELGRDIARPPLPEDGTRECREASRVFNQMQARIRRQLQDRDRFVAAVSHDLRTPLTRLRLRAEALPDGTERARFARDIAEMDAMIGATLDHLRGVAAGEPLAPLDVQALVQSLADDAADCGHSVQVAGHAGPLPAQAGALRRCIANLIGNAVRYGGGAEVTLADDGACVRIAVRDHGPGLPEAELDRVFEPFYRAEASRNRAHGGVGLGLSIARDIAERHGGSLQLHNAEGGGLCATLVLPRANSLLNE, translated from the coding sequence CTGGCGCGCTGCCTGCCGGACACGCTGTTCGGCCGCCTGGCGCTGCTGCTGGCCGCGGCCGTGCTGGTGAGCCATGTGCTGGCGCTCACGCTGATGTTCGAGCTGCGCCCGGCGCGCCCCGCGCCGCCGCCCCCGCCCCCCGGGGCGCACGCCATGGCCGTGCCGCCCCCCGGCCCGCCGGCGCTGCACGCGGGCCTGCTGCTGGACATCGGCGTGCGCCTGGGCGTGCTGCTGCTGGCCGCCTGGGTGGCCGCGCGCTGGCTGGCCCGGCCCATCGACCGCCTGGCCGCCGCCGCGCGCGAGCTGGGCCGCGACATCGCCCGCCCGCCGCTGCCCGAGGACGGCACGCGCGAATGCCGCGAGGCCAGCCGCGTCTTCAACCAGATGCAGGCGCGCATCCGCCGCCAGCTGCAGGACCGCGACCGCTTCGTGGCGGCCGTCTCGCACGACCTGCGCACGCCGCTGACCCGCCTGCGCCTGCGCGCCGAGGCCCTGCCCGACGGCACCGAGCGCGCACGCTTCGCGCGCGACATCGCCGAGATGGACGCCATGATCGGCGCCACGCTGGACCACCTGCGCGGCGTGGCCGCTGGCGAACCCCTGGCGCCGCTGGACGTGCAGGCCCTGGTGCAGAGCCTGGCCGACGACGCGGCCGACTGCGGCCACTCCGTGCAGGTGGCGGGCCATGCCGGCCCCCTGCCCGCGCAGGCCGGCGCGCTGCGCCGCTGCATCGCCAATCTGATAGGAAACGCCGTGCGCTATGGCGGCGGCGCCGAGGTCACACTGGCCGACGACGGCGCCTGCGTGCGCATCGCCGTGCGCGACCACGGCCCGGGCCTGCCCGAGGCGGAGCTGGACCGGGTGTTCGAGCCGTTCTACCGCGCCGAGGCCTCGCGCAACCGCGCGCATGGCGGCGTGGGCCTGGGGCTGTCCATTGCCCGCGACATCGCCGAGCGCCACGGCGGCAGCCTGCAACTGCACAACGCCGAGGGCGGCGGCCTGTGCGCCACGCTGGTGCTGCCGCGCGCCAATTCGCTACTGAATGAATAG
- a CDS encoding acyl-CoA dehydrogenase family protein, with translation MDLAFTPEEQAFREEVRTWVRANLPAHISHKVHNALRLTREDMQGWARILGKKGWLAFGWPKQFGGPGWTAVQKHLFEEECALAGAPRIVPFGPVMVAPVIMAYGTPAQQQRFLPGIASGEVWWSQGYSEPGSGSDLASVKTRAERVGDKYIVNGQKTWTTLGQYGDWMFNLVRTSNEGKPQTGISFLLLDMKSPGVTVRPIKLLDGECEVNEVFFDNVEVPAENLIGEENKGWTYAKHLLSHERTNIADVNRSKRELERLKRIAKAEGLWDDQRFRDQIALLEVDVVALEMMVLRVLSNEKSGKNSLDIAGLLKIKGSEIQQRYAELMMLAAGPFALPFIEEAMEAGWQGDFPGGEAGNAPLASTYFNLRKTTIYGGSNEVQRNIVAQTVLG, from the coding sequence ATGGATCTCGCATTCACCCCCGAAGAGCAAGCGTTCCGCGAAGAGGTACGCACCTGGGTGCGCGCCAATTTGCCCGCGCACATTTCCCACAAAGTCCACAACGCCCTGCGCCTGACGCGCGAGGACATGCAGGGCTGGGCCAGGATTCTTGGCAAGAAGGGCTGGCTGGCTTTTGGCTGGCCCAAGCAGTTCGGCGGCCCCGGCTGGACCGCCGTGCAGAAGCACCTGTTCGAGGAAGAATGCGCGCTCGCCGGCGCGCCGCGCATCGTCCCCTTCGGCCCGGTGATGGTGGCGCCGGTCATCATGGCCTACGGCACGCCCGCGCAGCAGCAGCGCTTCCTGCCCGGCATCGCCAGCGGCGAGGTGTGGTGGAGCCAGGGCTATAGCGAACCGGGCTCGGGCTCGGACCTGGCCAGCGTCAAGACCCGCGCCGAGCGCGTGGGCGACAAGTACATCGTCAACGGCCAGAAGACCTGGACCACGCTGGGCCAGTACGGCGACTGGATGTTCAACCTGGTGCGCACCAGCAACGAGGGCAAGCCGCAGACCGGCATCTCCTTCCTGCTGCTCGACATGAAGAGCCCCGGCGTGACGGTGCGCCCGATCAAGCTGCTCGACGGCGAGTGCGAGGTCAACGAGGTGTTCTTCGACAACGTCGAGGTGCCCGCCGAGAACCTCATCGGCGAGGAGAACAAGGGCTGGACCTACGCCAAGCACCTGCTGAGCCACGAGCGCACCAACATCGCCGACGTGAACCGCAGCAAGCGCGAGCTGGAGCGCCTGAAGCGCATCGCCAAGGCCGAGGGCCTGTGGGACGACCAGCGTTTCCGTGACCAGATCGCGCTGCTCGAAGTGGACGTGGTGGCGCTGGAGATGATGGTGCTGCGCGTGCTGTCGAACGAGAAGAGCGGCAAGAACTCGCTCGACATCGCCGGCCTCTTGAAGATCAAGGGCAGCGAGATCCAGCAGCGCTACGCCGAGCTGATGATGCTGGCCGCCGGCCCGTTCGCCCTGCCCTTCATCGAGGAAGCCATGGAAGCCGGCTGGCAAGGCGACTTCCCCGGCGGCGAGGCCGGCAACGCGCCGCTCGCATCGACCTACTTCAACCTGCGCAAGACCACCATCTACGGCGGCAGCAACGAAGTGCAGCGCAACATCGTCGCCCAAACCGTGCTGGGCTGA
- a CDS encoding YceH family protein: protein MPFDPRQQPLTPAQARVLATLLEKARTVPDSYPLTLNALVTGCNQKTSRDPVMQVTDGEAQEALEGLRRMALAVEISSQRATRWEHNFPRGVGVPDQSAVLLGLLMLRGPQTAGELRINAERWHRFADISSVEAFLDELQERSDEKGGPLVVLLPRAPGAREPRWAHLLCGPVDMEALQAATSPGAPASGALQARVEALEAEVAALQATVRRLCAELGVEPDTEPGTGSGIDAPMSPPGQE from the coding sequence ATGCCCTTCGATCCCCGCCAACAGCCCCTCACCCCCGCGCAGGCCCGCGTGCTCGCCACGCTGCTCGAAAAGGCGCGCACCGTGCCCGACAGCTACCCGCTCACGCTCAACGCGCTGGTGACCGGCTGCAACCAGAAAACCAGCCGCGACCCGGTGATGCAGGTCACCGACGGCGAAGCCCAGGAGGCGCTGGAAGGGCTGCGCCGCATGGCGCTGGCGGTGGAGATCAGCAGCCAGCGCGCCACGCGCTGGGAGCACAACTTTCCGCGCGGCGTGGGCGTGCCCGACCAGTCGGCCGTGCTGCTGGGCCTGCTGATGCTGCGCGGCCCGCAGACGGCAGGCGAGCTGCGCATCAACGCCGAGCGCTGGCACCGCTTCGCCGACATTTCCTCGGTCGAGGCCTTTCTCGACGAGCTGCAAGAGCGCAGCGACGAGAAAGGCGGCCCGCTCGTGGTGCTGCTGCCGCGCGCGCCCGGCGCGCGCGAGCCGCGCTGGGCGCACCTGCTGTGCGGCCCGGTGGACATGGAGGCGCTGCAGGCCGCCACCAGCCCCGGGGCCCCGGCCAGCGGCGCCCTGCAGGCGCGCGTGGAAGCGCTGGAAGCCGAAGTGGCCGCCCTGCAGGCCACGGTGCGCCGCCTGTGCGCGGAACTGGGCGTGGAGCCGGACACGGAACCAGGCACGGGATCAGGCATTGATGCCCCCATGTCGCCACCCGGACAGGAATAA
- a CDS encoding phosphoribosylglycinamide formyltransferase — MKNIVILISGGGSNMAAIVRTAQQQDWARTLGARVAAVVSNKADAKGLAFAREQGIATEVLDHKAFGSREAFDAALAEVIDRHDPAVVVLAGFMRILTPGFVARYAGRLVNIHPSLLPAFTGLHTHQRALEAGCKFAGCTVHLVTAELDVGPILEQAVVPVLEGDTADTLAARVLTQEHVIYPRAVAGLLQKQ, encoded by the coding sequence ATGAAAAACATCGTGATTTTGATCTCCGGCGGCGGCTCCAACATGGCCGCCATCGTGCGTACCGCGCAGCAGCAGGACTGGGCGCGCACCCTGGGCGCCCGCGTGGCCGCCGTGGTGAGCAACAAGGCCGACGCCAAGGGGCTCGCGTTCGCGCGCGAACAGGGCATTGCCACCGAGGTGCTGGACCACAAGGCCTTCGGCAGCCGCGAGGCCTTCGACGCCGCGCTGGCCGAGGTGATCGACCGCCACGACCCCGCCGTGGTGGTGCTGGCCGGGTTCATGCGCATTCTCACGCCGGGCTTCGTCGCGCGCTACGCGGGACGGCTGGTCAACATCCATCCCTCGCTGCTGCCGGCCTTCACCGGGCTGCACACGCACCAGCGCGCGCTGGAGGCCGGCTGCAAGTTCGCCGGCTGCACCGTGCACCTGGTGACGGCCGAGCTGGACGTGGGCCCCATCCTGGAACAGGCCGTGGTGCCGGTGCTGGAAGGCGACACGGCCGACACCCTGGCCGCGCGCGTGCTCACGCAGGAGCACGTGATCTATCCGCGCGCCGTGGCCGGGTTGCTGCAAAAACAATAG
- a CDS encoding EF-hand domain-containing protein has product MTSISSVGSAWSSASLQRSAGQRTPEKLLSKLDTDQSGGVDGTELQSLIDDVAQKTGMGLDTSAKDMLAQYDADGDGSLNGEELGSAMKNLLPPPPTTMEFAQSRGMERGMAGDDLFGKVDSDGDGSVSQDELQGLLEKMSGGTASKTGTRSDELFAQLDTDGDGQLSQAEFDAGRPSEQASGTAGGGMHPPPPGGPGGPGGPGGAGGAQSSSTTYDPLDTNEDGTVSLAERLAGSSSAQEAAQALFSAIDTDGDQKLSSTEAQTFIDQLTAAATQAGTGTQQEQGTTLNLVQLAEQAKREYEAIAAAGSTASTTASSVSAQV; this is encoded by the coding sequence ATGACGAGCATCAGTAGCGTCGGCAGCGCCTGGTCCAGCGCCAGCCTGCAGCGCAGCGCGGGCCAGCGCACCCCCGAAAAACTGCTCTCCAAGCTGGACACCGACCAGAGCGGCGGCGTGGACGGCACGGAGCTGCAGTCCTTGATCGACGACGTGGCGCAAAAGACCGGCATGGGCCTGGACACCAGCGCCAAGGACATGCTGGCGCAGTACGACGCCGACGGCGACGGCAGCCTGAACGGCGAGGAACTGGGCAGCGCGATGAAGAACCTGCTGCCGCCCCCGCCCACCACGATGGAGTTCGCCCAGTCGCGCGGCATGGAGCGCGGCATGGCCGGCGACGACCTGTTCGGCAAGGTGGACAGCGATGGCGACGGCAGCGTGAGCCAGGACGAACTGCAGGGCCTGCTGGAAAAGATGTCCGGCGGCACGGCCAGCAAGACGGGCACCCGCAGCGATGAACTGTTCGCCCAGCTCGACACGGACGGCGACGGCCAGCTCTCGCAGGCCGAATTCGACGCGGGGCGTCCGTCGGAGCAGGCATCCGGCACGGCGGGCGGGGGCATGCACCCGCCGCCGCCCGGTGGCCCGGGTGGGCCCGGCGGTCCGGGCGGTGCGGGTGGCGCGCAGTCCAGCAGCACCACCTACGATCCGCTCGACACCAATGAAGACGGCACCGTCTCGCTGGCCGAGCGCCTGGCCGGCAGCAGCAGCGCGCAGGAGGCGGCGCAGGCCCTGTTCTCCGCCATCGACACCGATGGCGACCAGAAGCTGAGCAGCACCGAGGCGCAGACCTTCATCGACCAGCTGACCGCTGCAGCCACCCAGGCCGGCACCGGCACGCAGCAGGAACAGGGCACGACGCTGAACCTGGTGCAACTGGCCGAGCAGGCCAAGCGCGAGTACGAGGCGATCGCCGCCGCCGGCAGCACGGCCAGCACCACGGCCAGCAGCGTGAGCGCGCAGGTTTAA
- a CDS encoding DUF937 domain-containing protein, with product MTAPQSMADELMAQLQGAPMQQMAQQLGANSQQIQSAVGAALPLLLGALGQNTAQPQGAAALFNALERDHGQATPQGLGGLGDLLGAVLGGAGAAPGRGAGGGLGGGLGDGAAILGHILGGNRQQAESQLGQATGLGNSAGQLLAMLAPMVMAYLANRVKAGNMDASALGQTLGQEHAHVRQQGGLGGGLLGSLLDQNGDGKLDAGDLLKLGASLLGGRR from the coding sequence ATGACCGCACCGCAATCCATGGCCGATGAGCTGATGGCCCAGCTCCAGGGCGCCCCCATGCAGCAAATGGCGCAGCAACTGGGCGCCAACAGCCAGCAGATCCAGTCCGCCGTCGGCGCCGCGCTGCCGCTGCTGCTGGGCGCGCTGGGCCAGAACACAGCCCAGCCGCAAGGCGCAGCAGCGCTGTTCAACGCCCTGGAACGCGACCACGGCCAGGCCACGCCGCAAGGGCTGGGCGGGCTGGGCGACCTGCTCGGCGCCGTGCTGGGCGGCGCAGGCGCGGCGCCAGGCCGGGGCGCTGGCGGCGGCCTGGGAGGCGGACTGGGTGACGGCGCGGCCATCCTGGGGCACATCCTGGGCGGCAACCGCCAGCAGGCCGAAAGCCAGCTCGGCCAGGCCACCGGCCTGGGCAACAGCGCGGGCCAGTTACTGGCCATGCTCGCCCCCATGGTCATGGCCTACCTGGCCAACCGCGTGAAGGCCGGCAACATGGACGCCTCCGCCCTGGGCCAGACGCTGGGGCAGGAACACGCGCACGTACGGCAGCAGGGCGGCCTGGGCGGCGGGCTGCTGGGCAGCCTGCTGGACCAGAACGGCGACGGCAAGCTCGACGCGGGCGACCTACTCAAGCTCGGCGCCAGCCTGCTGGGCGGGCGGCGCTGA
- a CDS encoding acyl-CoA dehydrogenase family protein, whose amino-acid sequence MDFDFSDDQQSLRDAVRKWVDKGYSFERRRAIVAAGGFDRTAYGELAELGLTALTVPEAHGGLGQGAIDAMVAMEELGRGIVLEPLAQTLVATSVLSRHAPEAVQAAWLPRIASGEALVVLAHQERKARYRLDVCEAKAVQTPTGHALTASKSIVPAGDQADAFIVPAQLDGRIALFLVERAASGVAARGYGTQDGSRAAELVLDNAPATLLTADGLAALELAVDTGIACACAYAVGVMDQTAALTFDYLNQRKQFGVPIASFQALRHRAADVKMQLELARSMSYYASLKLGAPAPERRRALAQAKVQLGQSMRFVGQQSVQMHGGIGVTDEYIGSHYFKTLTQLEMAWGDTLHHLGEVSARMQDTAGVFA is encoded by the coding sequence ATGGATTTCGATTTTTCCGACGACCAGCAGTCCCTGCGCGACGCCGTGCGCAAGTGGGTGGACAAGGGCTACAGCTTCGAGCGCCGCCGCGCCATCGTCGCGGCCGGCGGCTTCGACCGCACCGCCTACGGCGAACTGGCCGAGCTGGGCCTGACGGCCCTCACCGTGCCCGAAGCCCACGGCGGCCTGGGCCAGGGTGCCATCGACGCCATGGTGGCCATGGAGGAGCTCGGCCGCGGCATCGTGCTGGAGCCGCTGGCGCAGACCTTGGTCGCCACCAGCGTGCTGTCGCGCCACGCCCCCGAGGCGGTGCAGGCCGCGTGGCTGCCGCGCATCGCCAGCGGCGAGGCGCTGGTGGTGCTCGCGCACCAGGAGCGCAAGGCACGCTACCGCCTTGACGTTTGCGAGGCAAAAGCGGTCCAAACGCCCACGGGGCATGCGCTGACAGCTAGCAAAAGCATAGTACCCGCGGGGGACCAGGCCGATGCCTTCATCGTGCCCGCCCAGTTGGACGGCCGCATCGCCCTGTTCCTCGTGGAGCGCGCCGCCTCCGGCGTGGCCGCGCGCGGCTACGGCACGCAGGACGGCAGCCGCGCCGCCGAGCTGGTGCTGGACAACGCCCCTGCCACGCTGCTCACTGCCGACGGTCTGGCCGCGCTGGAGCTGGCCGTGGACACCGGCATCGCCTGCGCCTGTGCCTATGCCGTGGGCGTGATGGACCAGACCGCCGCCCTCACCTTCGACTACCTGAACCAGCGCAAGCAGTTCGGCGTGCCGATCGCCAGCTTCCAGGCCCTGCGCCACCGCGCGGCCGACGTGAAGATGCAGCTGGAGCTGGCCCGCTCCATGAGCTACTACGCCAGCCTCAAGCTCGGCGCGCCCGCGCCGGAACGCCGCCGCGCCCTGGCGCAGGCCAAGGTGCAGCTGGGCCAGTCCATGCGCTTCGTGGGCCAGCAGTCGGTGCAGATGCACGGCGGCATCGGCGTGACCGACGAATACATCGGCAGCCACTACTTCAAGACGCTGACCCAGCTCGAAATGGCCTGGGGCGACACGCTGCACCACCTGGGCGAGGTATCGGCCCGCATGCAGGACACGGCGGGCGTGTTCGCCTGA
- a CDS encoding response regulator transcription factor: MSHILVVDDDEDITTLLTQYLARFGFTAHAAGDGPALRAQLAAHPIDLIVLDIMLPGTDGLTLARELRQRTQVPIIMLTARANPYDCVLGLEMGADDYMAKPFEPRELVARIQSVLRRLGARAAPPPGVVRFDGWALHRLERHLVSPRGVVVPLSNAEFRLLWTFLGMPRRVCSRDQLMEQARGRAMDALERSIDLLVSRLRHKLSDDPRDPSIIKTIRGAGYVFNAQDVQGYTGGPA; the protein is encoded by the coding sequence ATGTCCCACATCTTGGTCGTCGACGACGACGAAGACATCACCACGCTGCTGACCCAGTACCTTGCCCGCTTCGGCTTCACCGCCCATGCGGCGGGCGACGGCCCGGCGCTGCGCGCGCAACTGGCGGCGCACCCCATCGACCTCATCGTGCTCGACATCATGCTGCCGGGCACCGACGGCCTGACGCTGGCGCGCGAGCTGCGCCAGCGCACGCAGGTGCCCATCATCATGCTCACCGCGCGCGCCAACCCCTACGACTGCGTGCTCGGCCTGGAAATGGGCGCCGACGACTACATGGCCAAGCCGTTCGAGCCGCGCGAGCTGGTGGCGCGCATCCAGAGCGTGCTGCGCCGCCTGGGCGCGCGCGCCGCGCCGCCGCCCGGGGTGGTGCGCTTCGACGGCTGGGCGCTGCACCGGCTGGAGCGCCACCTGGTGTCGCCGCGCGGCGTGGTGGTGCCGCTGTCGAACGCCGAGTTCCGCCTGCTCTGGACCTTCCTCGGCATGCCCCGGCGCGTGTGCAGCCGCGACCAGCTCATGGAACAGGCGCGCGGCCGGGCCATGGATGCCTTGGAGCGCAGCATCGACCTGCTGGTCTCGCGCCTGCGCCACAAGCTCAGCGACGACCCGCGCGATCCGTCCATCATCAAGACCATACGCGGCGCGGGCTACGTCTTCAACGCGCAGGACGTGCAGGGCTACACCGGAGGGCCGGCGTGA
- a CDS encoding DUF11 domain-containing protein, with protein MTICGSDAIVAIDDAYASIPVPDVAQELPTNAYANDEWQGEAANTRLDKITGEVLTPATSINWGPVPYLDVSTGKVIVPPGTPPGDYTIRYRIKDKDFPTTIHADASITVSILGIKAIPDTATTTIGTPVTTIVTNNDTSPGGEPIDKNSVTVVSQPPNGTVVCKGDVGGGSLYAGECKYTPNPGFKGTDTYTYKVCNSKTPTPECDTTTVTVAVGEPPTVVAYPDSGITSKGVPLKTPVLANDVAVGGKLDPATVDLVGPAPAGTSVVCGAGYCTLTSNTAGTYVYTYKVCMEAPNASQCAQTQVTVTVAGDSGTPGVPVPTISAGPDFATTPKNTLVTTTVVQNDNAVGGTVDPNSVTKASDPAHGQVTCSAGKCSYMPETNFVGTDTYTYQVCLVSPNTTCTTTTVTVKVGDPAITAKDDMAQVPPGGTVKTPVLENDKPEGGELDPDSVKVITPPAKGTAVPNPDGTVTYTPAPGFDGTDEYTYQVCLKNPKEACSTAKVSITDAKPDVFALIQMPEKANPGTQVTALLTFGNQGQQPAGEVTYKVTGLPQGLGTVDCTGATCTYDSATQTVTITGLPTTLASAQTQEVQLRWTVPADAADAASYTLTAKIATTTAGNPTGNDQDSAALTVQKAPALTTTEVTTTVQVPPTAETGKPVNGTVKYLNTGSVDATGMTYKVQLSTGTPVVKYKGVACTVDPGTGALSGCGLPATLGKGESLELDVVYTAPTAGDTLTLTSTVAASNDTDMTNNQASGPTKALPAMPAPTPDVTVSVAPPPTAVPGAMVEVPVTFENLGPATAEDVVYKVTLPSSLTDVSCTPATCTYNPATGEVTVAGLPPTLPPGGKTKLTLTYKAPSSGKVKTKARVDTEGEPDANKPNNTAEAETRIVVPGNLTVTKTVYEDTTPGKTDTGGSCGNPAIAKSELLIVEKNPTAHTLVWCFEVKNNGTEYLGTPAWDDPKLPAGTVFTPKAGTTLPLAPGATGTWYAKSVHDKSVLNTAMLTMPVTDGGGTPVPDTPPATGTTTSTTTFGMIYDPPFGVKVGNVNGTNTIRWTMVWVNDNVVPASNVTVSDEVKAPMTYLNDGTLACVPEGTTTVVSCTYDAATKRVIAVANFGADFGETVATAKNRLFIAFNVSIPAGGSSYENQGDASWTPPGALPGDPPLTSKTTYVPGVSITPVTPGGGVPTVTVPPGAGGHPADPGAVAPTPVAPPAPAPTTPKSIPVDNPLALLVAALGIMGLMARQGRRARR; from the coding sequence ATGACGATCTGCGGCTCGGATGCCATCGTTGCCATCGACGACGCTTATGCTTCCATTCCTGTGCCCGATGTGGCGCAGGAACTCCCCACCAATGCCTACGCCAACGACGAATGGCAAGGCGAAGCGGCCAACACCAGGCTCGACAAAATCACCGGCGAAGTGCTGACCCCCGCCACCTCCATCAATTGGGGGCCGGTGCCGTATCTGGATGTGAGCACGGGCAAGGTCATCGTGCCGCCCGGTACCCCTCCTGGCGACTACACGATCCGGTACCGTATCAAGGACAAGGACTTTCCTACGACCATTCATGCCGACGCCTCGATCACCGTCAGCATTCTCGGTATCAAGGCGATTCCCGATACGGCAACGACCACGATCGGCACCCCGGTAACTACCATCGTCACCAACAACGACACCAGCCCTGGCGGTGAGCCGATCGACAAAAACAGCGTGACCGTGGTGTCGCAGCCACCCAATGGCACGGTGGTGTGCAAGGGCGACGTGGGTGGCGGCAGCCTGTATGCAGGAGAGTGCAAATACACGCCCAACCCCGGCTTCAAGGGCACGGACACTTACACCTACAAGGTGTGCAATAGCAAAACGCCTACGCCTGAGTGCGACACCACCACCGTCACGGTGGCCGTGGGTGAGCCGCCGACCGTGGTGGCGTACCCCGACTCTGGCATCACGTCCAAAGGCGTGCCGCTGAAAACCCCGGTGCTGGCCAACGATGTGGCCGTCGGCGGCAAGCTTGATCCGGCCACGGTGGACTTGGTGGGCCCAGCCCCTGCGGGTACCTCGGTGGTGTGTGGCGCGGGGTATTGCACCTTGACCTCCAACACGGCAGGCACCTACGTCTATACCTACAAAGTGTGCATGGAGGCCCCCAATGCCAGCCAATGCGCCCAGACCCAGGTGACGGTGACCGTGGCGGGCGATTCAGGTACGCCAGGCGTGCCCGTGCCCACGATTTCTGCCGGGCCGGACTTTGCGACCACCCCGAAAAATACGCTCGTTACCACCACGGTGGTGCAAAACGACAACGCCGTGGGCGGGACCGTGGATCCGAATTCGGTAACCAAGGCCTCGGACCCGGCCCATGGCCAGGTGACCTGCAGCGCCGGCAAGTGCAGCTACATGCCTGAGACCAACTTCGTCGGCACGGATACCTATACCTACCAAGTGTGCCTGGTCAGCCCGAACACGACCTGCACCACCACCACGGTGACGGTGAAGGTGGGTGACCCGGCGATTACCGCGAAGGACGACATGGCCCAGGTGCCCCCCGGCGGTACGGTGAAAACCCCGGTGCTGGAAAACGACAAGCCGGAGGGCGGCGAGCTGGACCCGGACAGCGTCAAGGTTATCACCCCGCCTGCCAAGGGCACGGCTGTGCCGAACCCGGATGGAACCGTGACCTATACCCCTGCTCCCGGCTTCGACGGCACGGATGAGTACACCTACCAAGTGTGCTTGAAGAACCCCAAGGAGGCATGTTCGACGGCGAAGGTTTCGATCACCGATGCCAAGCCCGACGTGTTTGCCCTGATCCAGATGCCCGAAAAGGCCAACCCGGGCACCCAGGTGACGGCGTTGCTGACCTTCGGCAACCAGGGCCAGCAGCCTGCCGGCGAGGTGACCTACAAGGTGACGGGCCTGCCCCAGGGCCTGGGCACGGTGGACTGCACCGGCGCCACCTGCACCTACGACAGCGCCACGCAGACGGTGACCATCACCGGCCTGCCCACCACGCTGGCGTCCGCTCAGACCCAGGAGGTGCAACTGCGCTGGACGGTGCCTGCAGATGCCGCCGATGCGGCCTCCTATACGCTGACGGCCAAGATTGCCACCACCACGGCGGGCAATCCCACCGGTAACGACCAGGACTCGGCAGCATTGACGGTGCAAAAGGCGCCCGCGCTGACGACGACCGAAGTCACCACGACTGTGCAGGTACCCCCTACCGCCGAAACGGGCAAGCCCGTGAACGGCACGGTGAAGTACCTGAACACCGGCAGCGTGGATGCCACCGGCATGACCTACAAGGTGCAACTGTCCACGGGGACGCCGGTGGTCAAGTACAAGGGCGTGGCCTGCACGGTGGACCCGGGCACGGGGGCGCTGAGCGGCTGCGGCCTGCCGGCCACGCTGGGCAAGGGTGAAAGCCTGGAACTGGACGTGGTCTATACCGCGCCCACGGCCGGCGACACGCTGACGCTGACCAGCACCGTGGCGGCCAGCAACGACACCGACATGACCAACAACCAGGCCTCTGGCCCCACCAAGGCGCTGCCTGCGATGCCCGCGCCCACGCCTGACGTGACCGTGTCGGTGGCCCCGCCGCCCACGGCGGTGCCCGGCGCTATGGTGGAAGTGCCCGTGACTTTCGAGAACCTGGGCCCGGCCACCGCGGAAGACGTGGTCTACAAGGTGACGCTGCCTTCGAGCCTGACGGACGTGTCGTGCACGCCCGCGACGTGTACCTACAACCCGGCCACGGGTGAGGTGACGGTGGCTGGCCTGCCCCCGACGCTGCCTCCAGGCGGCAAGACCAAGCTGACGCTGACCTACAAGGCGCCCAGCAGCGGCAAGGTGAAAACCAAAGCCCGTGTGGACACCGAGGGCGAGCCCGATGCCAACAAGCCCAACAACACGGCCGAGGCGGAAACCCGCATCGTGGTGCCGGGCAACCTGACGGTGACCAAGACCGTGTACGAAGACACGACTCCTGGCAAGACCGACACGGGCGGCTCGTGCGGCAACCCCGCCATTGCCAAGTCCGAGCTGCTTATCGTGGAGAAGAACCCCACGGCGCACACCCTGGTCTGGTGCTTCGAGGTGAAGAACAACGGCACCGAGTACCTGGGCACGCCAGCGTGGGACGACCCGAAGCTGCCGGCAGGCACCGTGTTCACGCCCAAGGCGGGTACGACCCTGCCGCTGGCGCCTGGCGCCACGGGCACCTGGTACGCCAAGTCGGTGCATGACAAGAGCGTGCTGAACACCGCGATGCTGACCATGCCCGTGACCGACGGCGGCGGCACGCCCGTTCCGGATACGCCCCCCGCGACCGGCACCACGACCAGCACGACCACCTTCGGCATGATCTACGACCCGCCGTTCGGCGTGAAAGTGGGCAACGTGAACGGCACCAACACGATCCGCTGGACCATGGTGTGGGTGAACGACAACGTGGTGCCCGCCAGCAACGTGACCGTGTCCGACGAGGTCAAGGCGCCCATGACGTACCTCAACGACGGTACGCTGGCGTGCGTCCCCGAAGGGACGACGACGGTGGTGTCGTGCACCTACGACGCGGCCACCAAGCGGGTGATCGCGGTGGCGAACTTCGGCGCGGACTTCGGGGAAACCGTAGCCACGGCGAAGAACCGCCTGTTCATTGCCTTCAACGTGTCGATTCCCGCAGGCGGGAGCAGCTACGAGAACCAGGGCGATGCATCGTGGACGCCGCCGGGCGCGCTGCCTGGCGATCCGCCCCTGACGAGCAAGACCACCTATGTCCCGGGGGTGAGCATCACCCCGGTGACGCCGGGTGGCGGCGTGCCCACGGTCACGGTGCCGCCGGGTGCTGGTGGACATCCGGCGGATCCGGGCGCCGTGGCCCCGACGCCGGTGGCGCCTCCGGCTCCGGCGCCCACGACGCCGAAGTCGATCCCGGTCGATAACCCGCTGGCACTGCTGGTGGCCGCACTGGGCATCATGGGCCTGATGGCCCGCCAGGGCCGCCGGGCACGGCGCTAA